The window tattttactcGTGAACTTATTTTTCTCCAAgtggaggaaaatgttttccctatcaaaagaagggaaaacattttccaaaacccCATTCCTACCAATCCACCCCCACCCCTACCCTACCCTACCCTACCCTACCCTACCCCCACtctaaattaaaatattattaatagtactttctataagtgataaaaccactcatttttcatgaaaatattttttacgaaaacattttccttcataccaaccACACCCTAACTGATGGCCGCCATGCTCCAAAAGGGCTAAATGGTGCACTTCGTGGGATGCTAGGTTATTTATCCAGAGGATCAGAAATCTATTCTCACTTAATACTTTTTGTTCCGTTCTTTTTCTCCTTCCTTTAGTTTCGAACCCTAGCCCCGTTCCCCACTTTCAGTCCTTCCTAAACTCATTCCCAGTACTTCTTATTCTCCCGAATACCAATTTGTACTAAAGCCCCAATTTTGATTTCATGTCTCTCTTTCATATGCTCTAGAACCCTTGTTCTCAAGAAGATTTTGCACTCAAACCCATGAGCTTACACTCTCAAGCCTCAAGAAGATTTTGCTTTTAcagtaacaataacaacaaacccagtgaaatcccactcaCCCCTACCTTGaaaaggtagagaggctgtttccggtagACCATCGGCCCAGGACAAGATTTTGCTTTTAGGATAAATTTATTCCCTTCTATTTCAATATTTGATGAATTATTCCTCAATTTTGCATCTAAGTAAGAAGATTGGctttaaatttttcaaattttagtGAATGATTCCTTTCCTACAATTAAGTTGCTACAATAGACTTAAAAAAATTCAGCTTGCTAAGCTTGGTCCACCAGTTTGTTTTAAGTGGCTTCTCTCTTTTGGTTTTGTTTCTAACAAAGGTCCTTTATTCTAGAAATTTCAAGATTAACCCATATACATTGATATAGTTGCACTTGGCAGGACATTTATTTGTTCTCACTAGACGTAGTGGTGCGTCCATGTTCATGAAATCCTAGATCCACCTCTGCGTGTGTCTATATTGACCTTAGCAACTACATTTTCTTTTGAACTCCCTCATACACCTAAATGAGAACCTTAATTGTTACATCTCCTTCCCATAATCTAGTTGATAGGGATTGTACAAAAAACCCAACCAGGAAAAAGTGGCTTCTCCCTTATAAAACTcacttgcaaaaaaaaaaaaagcatcaGATGGTAACCACAAATTCAAAGGAAGGTCATCCCAAAATATTGCGAGTTTGCCAAATATACAGAAGAGCGAAAGGACAAATATACAACCCAAAAAGGGTGAAAACACTCAAAATAACAGCAGAGATGGAATAGACCTGAACAAAAAGAAGTGACAGAGACAGCAAATGGGCTGATCAAGATCAAGAAAAGATGAAATTACCTTAATGATCTCAACAAGCTGATCAACTCCACTTTCACCCGGAAACAAAGGCTGAACGCAAAAAATAAACAATCAAATACAAAGCACAGACCACATAGCATAGAATAAATTGTTTCTCATTAGACGAAAGTAACATCCTACCTGCCCAAGAAGTAGCTCAGCTAGAACACAGCCAGCAGACCAGATGTCAATAGCAGAAGTGTACTCTGTTGCTCCAAATATAAGTTCAGGCGCTCTATAATACCTAGAGCAGATGTAAGAAATATTTGGTTCTCCTTTAACCTTCCAAGAATTCAGAAAGAATGAATAAAAATCCAGTCACAGAATGCACAAAAGAGCCCAATTTAGTAATGTGGAAGAGAGGAAGAAGGAACATGTATACAAACCAGAACTTTAGCACTTCCAAAGTCACACAATTTAACCTGGTGAGTATGTGGATTCACCTGCAAAAGGAGTTAAGACCTTGGTCAGTAAGTATGCTGAGAGAAAATGCCAAATGGAAAGGGGCAGAACTTAATTATGCTTGATAGCAAATGAACCTAACTGTGAAGAGCAATTGGTCACACCACAAGCAACTGAGAGTCTGGGAGTGGAACCACCAGCAATGAGAAGTCAACCGAGCCCAAGTAAACCATTTCTTTCAATGTGTATAGAATAATTTTACATCACCCGCTGACTAATTAAGACAGTACGGATGCCAGATGCCTTGTTATATTTGATATATCACTTGAATACTTTTTTCTATTCTTCTTGCCAATTTTTTTTCCAGATTGCCACCTCTAGAGAAGCCTATAAAGGACAATCTCTCAGAAGGGATGGAAATACTTGTGGAGCCAAGTCAAATGTTTAGGATCATAAAAGATTAATCACCTACTAGGTAGAGCACAAGACCAATCCAAATTCCTAAAGAAAGCTCATATTAGTGACGGGAAAGACATTATCTTATATGTTAATTACACAAGATAAAAGGTAGAACAATGATGCTGGGGAATAAGTATTCCCTTATCTCTTATATATGGTTCATCAATCAAGTGGCAGTATTTGTTACTCTTTGCAGACCAATCAAATGAAAGCTTGCTTGCgggctgtaatgacccaacctaTCTTTTTGAGTTTTAGCACCTCATTCCTTGATTTGAAACTCCACATAGGTTTACaggatgttttatgacttgcggccGTTGCGGGTATGGATGGTTTCGATCCTAAAGGACTCGAGGAAGATTCGGAATCATGACATGCTACTTGGAGTTTAAGGAGTTTTAGTAGCAACTTTACCCATCGATTTTAGTATTTGCACTTTGGTTCATTTTTCGAGACCTTGGATAGGTCTGTATGGTGTTATTGGACTTGTGGGAGTGATTGGGTTAGGACCCgcggggctcgggtgagttttgaagtGTTGGGAGCaagattgaaaaaaaaaattgacatcTGAAGCAGGTTATGGTGCGGCCAGCAGTGCAGCCAGCACTATAGGAGTGCGGTCCGCACCACGGTCCGCACTTCTGATCACTGAAGCTGCATGTCCACATTTCTCTCGGTCAGTGCAGCTACCATTGAGGCCGCAATGGAGGAAGTGCAGTCCTCAATGGCCAAGTGTGGACAGCACTGCAGTGAATTTTCAAAAAGTATAAATATCGGATTTTGGTGttttttatttcattcttcaccattttggagacttgggagctcgaatttggggatttttgaccTAAATCTAGATCTACAACCTTTGGGTGAGTGATTCTAATTTGAATTTATGATTACTAAATGAATCCAACCTTGAATTTGTCTCTTAAACATGAAATCAAAGAGGAGAAATGGGGTTTTGAGACCGAGATCTAGAATCACCTAAATAGAATTTTGGAATGTCCAAAAGGACTCTATACGAAAATCTAAGCATAAATTTAGACTGGGGAGGTTATAGGTCAATGGGTTTTGACTTTAGTTTCGAGGTTTGACCATGCAAACCTAGAGTTGAATTTTGGTTTTGACTTTGACCTAGGGTTAGATTTAAACTTTGAAACTGATTACTTTAGCCTTACTTAACCTTGTTAAGTATACTTTTGGCTAGATCGAGTTCATTTGACAGATTTGGAGCGAGAATAGGCAACTCTTGAAGGTTAGAGCTAGCCCGGGACAAAGGTAAGTTAAGACATTGACCTCAATCTCAATGAGGGAACTTTTCCCAAGTTGTCTTGCTGCTATATGCAACGTGTTTGGGGGTAACGTATATGCGAGATGACGAGCTTATATGCGGATGTCATGTACTTCCATGCTTGGATAGAATGATAAGCTTTGTATGCTTTACTTGTTTTACTTGCTTTACTtgttgtatgactacttgagcaTCTTATTCATGCTAGTAtaatattataggaatcatccACATGCTAGTTTTAACATTATAGACTTCACGGACTTGTTTTTACATAATTTGAATTGTCTAGTCATATACCGTCTTATATATGCACCTAGCATATAATGTTCTCATTATTTTATTTGAGATTGTTTATGTGAGTTGTTGAGTTGTGAGAGCGTGTAAATTCACACTCCAGTTGGGGTATCAGTTAAGGCATGTGGGGATATATGTTCGTGTAGGACGTGTGGATTCACGTTCCTAGTGCGTGTGAATTCAAAGTTCCTGGTGCatatggataaggatccatccatTCATGAGTCGCCCTCTTATGTTTCTCTCTTGGTGGCGTACGCGCAGGTTTGATAGTGATGCCGTTGGTATTTGAGGGTAAAGGTGGAAGCTTTATTTTTGCTTAAGTGATCCTTTATGCATGCTTATGCATTCTTATACGTTGTACTTGTGCATATCATTTATATATGCTGATTAGATGCATTAGACAAGATAGGATGTGTTATATCACGTGCTTTATCTATGCATATCTTTTATGCTATTTCCGTGCTATTCTATCGGTTATTGTTTCATCATATGATTGCACAGGTTGATAAAGTGAATAGCTTTTGACTAAACTCTCGCCAATACTTCGCTAGGGACGGACAATGATATTGAGTACGCGATGGAGATTACTTAGGGGTATTTACTCGAGACTAAGGGCGAGCTGCTTGATCGATCCGATGCCTTGAAACCACCTTCTGTTATCTATCTATTACTGTTTTCTAATGGAGAACAAAGTATTGTACTAtgattcagacagttgtattattTGATGGTAGTAGCTCATGACTTAGTAATACCAGTTCTTGGAGAGTTGTATTGATATTTCCGCATTTGTATTAGATTTCAGACTTATGTATATCCTATTTACGCCATTTCCATTAGACTTTATCATGTATATAGTTTTGTTGTGGCTTATATTGTTGAATGGCTcgcctagcgggttgagttaggtgtcatcacgactaaggTGGGATTTGGATCGTAACACCGACAAGAATGGCTCATGAGGAAAGAAATTAAGTCTCAAACTCCCTCAGATATGGTGATCAAATGACTTCCATTTCTCTCTTTGTATGAATTATtgaaaaagggcagcccggtgcactaagctcccgctatgcgcagggtccggggaagggccggaccacaagggtctatcgtacgcagccttaccctgtttttctgcaagaggctgtttccacaactcgaactcgtgacctcctggtcacatggcagcaactttaccagttacgccaaggctccccttcacgCCAAGGCTCCCCCTCCTTGTATGAATTATTGAAAAGTATTGAAAAGAGTATCTGCAGTACATATTTGTTTTCATCCAGTGGGAAAATTCATTCACACTAAGATCCGTTATCAAGAAATTGCACTCCATATGTCATGCAGACTTAATATAACTAAACACAAATTAAAAGGAACGACAGCTAAAAGACTGATAGAGGCAGATATATATACCAAAAGATTCTGAGGCTTGATGTCCCTGTGGCACACTCCGATTGTGTGATGGATGTAAGACAACGCCCTGAAAATCTGCCAGACAATAACAGCATCTTATACTTTAGACTGCAACAGTTACTAAACTTCAAGAACCTCAAGTGCATTGACAACATGGTAAATGATACATGTTACACAAGTTTCTCATCCAAAAAACATTGTTCGTTGAACCTTTCCAAAATTAGTCATCCCTCAGAAAACAGAAAAGATATGGAAATTGACCgtgataaaatttatatattgcaACAGAACAAGTCAAGATTTTTCATCTAGGACAATGCAACAAGAAAAAGATATTAAGTTATATAACACACTTTAAAAACAAACACAATACCTGATATGTATAAAGCTTCACCAGTATCAATGGAATCCTTTGATTCAACTTATTGTAGTGTTTAATAACGCGATGGACAGTTTCAGGGACGTATTCAAGAACCAAATTAAGATATACTTCATCCTTCTCAGTTGTGGAAAAGAAGCAATGCTTCAGGCACACAACATTTGGGTGATCAAGAAGACGCATGGTCTGCAGCTCCCGGTTCTTATATCTCTTGTCTTGAAGAACCTTTTTGATAGCAACAGTTTCACCAGTCTCTAAGCATTTTGCCTGAGTAACCCAATGAGCAAAATCATGTGAGTAAATTGACAGGGATGGATGATGCCACGTTAAAGAAAATAATGATACCTGGAAAACTACTCCAAATGATCCTTGTCCAACAATACGTTCAGCCATATAACTGATAGTCTGCACCAAACCCACATCCCAGAAATAAGCATACCCATACAACagacaaaaaggaaaaaagaaaagaagttagtACATACCATACGAAATTCTGAAACTACCAATTTGACTGGAAAGATAGATTGCCAGATTACCTGTTTAGGCTGACCATGTCTACCACCAGTAGTTGTCACTATTATATGGCCTGTCTCAGTCCCATTACCATCTACAATAGCTGCTTCGATTTCCTACACATGAAACACTTAAATCTGATaacaaatattttcaaaaggagAACCCAATGCCACTTGAAGAAACAAAAAGGCCAAAAGCATGGATGAAGAGGCTTTTCAATATGCAGACCTTATCATCCCTGATTCTCATGTCATTCATCTCCTCAGGCAGCCTATCTACACCAACATTATGGCTACTGGATTCTCTCAAACCGGATACAGGTGCTAAGCCTACTGAAGTCATTTCCTGAAATTTTGCGAACTATTATCACCTCAAAAAGTCATTCACCTGATCAACACGGCATCATAAAGTATCAGCTCTAAGCATCTCTAAACGTATGAATAATGCATAATTCCTTTCAGCCTTTAGATTAGTATATCATATAAAATCTACAACATCTGAGACAGAACCAGCAATCCAAAGTTGGATTTGAATGAAATTCATGTATTGATTTACATAGTTGCATGTACTTGCAACAATATTAGACATAATCAATTAGCAAGGTTATGTACTCAAATAGAAACAAGCCTTATGGGCTTTATCCATTTAAATGGATGTCCAGCTAGAGTCTTCTTGCCAGATAAATCCTTTTGTCCAAAGTGAAATCTTTACTGATCAAATAACTAAGAAAGAGAAATTAAGCTAGCTGGAatagtttttcttcttttttttttaagaaagaaaaagaatattAAGCAAGCTAGAATAGCTGAAGTTTGTTGGCAGTTAAGAACAGGTTGACTTTGACCCTCCAACCTTGCAAGGAAGAAAGATCGGACGATACTCAATTGCTTCATCTATGTCACTCTCAAAGTCAAAAACTATCATATGATCATCTAGTCAGCAAAAATATATGGTGAAAATACAAAAATGAAAATTTCACTAGTTACCCTATAACTATCTCGGTAACCTCACTGTTCACCCAACACTAGTTACAGAGATGAGAACGTGATGAATTCCAGCACAAAGTTTCCACAATACCTGTGGAAAACCAACTCATGGGATGAGATACGCACATGGCATATTATCAACAGCTACCGCGTGCCCGAGACAGCTAAAACCATTTAGACTCATAAATGCAAGATTCTTGTTCCGTTTCTTTTATCTGATTGCACAATGTCATCAATTTTCACACTTGTTTTTCTGCAGCGTTACGTACTTATACATTGAGCACCAGAATAGTGACTTTTTTTTCATATACTACTATTACAAAAGTGCACCATACCTTACAACAAGTAAAACCAGAGAACCATCACCATCTGCTTAAATTAAATTCCATTCGTACTGCCTAAAGAGTCGAGCAAACATCAACTCCACATAACAATAGTGTCTACTGTCTGCTACATCATAAGCACATACTACACCACAGAATAGCTCCGAATGAGAAGTATAAACCTTGCCAAACTAAATTTAAGAGACTCCATTAGGCATATTACAGCTAAGAGGCAACTTGAGATACAAAACCAGCTAGTACAATACAAACTACAGCTAGAAGATAACCGAGAATTTCACGAGGATTAGTGGCACACAATTCTAAACTCGGTAGGTAATGGTCACACCCCTCTACCTTTATCCACTTAAGTACCAGA is drawn from Nicotiana tomentosiformis chromosome 12, ASM39032v3, whole genome shotgun sequence and contains these coding sequences:
- the LOC104109653 gene encoding shaggy-related protein kinase NtK-1; translated protein: MTSVGLAPVSGLRESSSHNVGVDRLPEEMNDMRIRDDKEIEAAIVDGNGTETGHIIVTTTGGRHGQPKQTISYMAERIVGQGSFGVVFQAKCLETGETVAIKKVLQDKRYKNRELQTMRLLDHPNVVCLKHCFFSTTEKDEVYLNLVLEYVPETVHRVIKHYNKLNQRIPLILVKLYTYQIFRALSYIHHTIGVCHRDIKPQNLLVNPHTHQVKLCDFGSAKVLVKGEPNISYICSRYYRAPELIFGATEYTSAIDIWSAGCVLAELLLGQPLFPGESGVDQLVEIIKVLGTPTREEIKCMNPNYNEFKFPQIKAHPWHKIFHKRMPPEAVDLVSRLLQYSPNLRCSALEAVTHAFFDELRDPNTRLPNGRVLPPLFNFKAHELKGVSAETLLKLVPEHARKQCPSLGL